A stretch of the Streptosporangium sp. NBC_01755 genome encodes the following:
- a CDS encoding alcohol dehydrogenase catalytic domain-containing protein has translation MAKFTATLVARHSDKLASVVAEGTDNGAQAIQWTNKGKPNQEWNLEATSAGYYVVRAIHSGKAPSVLGEGLQDGAEAVQRDYVNKLNQEANDKRQSREHVRNMRAFAKLESGVDSIELAEVAVPQIDDDELLVRVKAVGVGIHDSYFLPGDAKYPFPIGIEAAGVVEQVGSRVSGHRPGDRIAFVSSMQPKGGTWAEYAAVKAGSLIVPVPTGLDFVEAAAVPVAGTEPIVSFGTCWVAVGDRVPAGACWGYGEKRSQSDVRGEGFRPPVAGGGHVTGSGGRGAGGGP, from the coding sequence ATGGCAAAGTTCACTGCCACGCTGGTGGCTCGTCACAGCGACAAGTTGGCGTCGGTCGTCGCAGAAGGCACCGACAATGGCGCCCAGGCAATCCAGTGGACCAACAAGGGCAAACCCAACCAGGAGTGGAATCTGGAGGCGACCAGCGCCGGTTACTACGTCGTCCGCGCCATTCACAGCGGTAAGGCTCCGTCGGTCCTCGGCGAAGGACTCCAGGACGGCGCCGAGGCGGTCCAGCGGGACTATGTGAACAAGCTCAACCAGGAAGCGAATGACAAGCGACAGAGCAGGGAGCATGTCCGAAATATGAGAGCGTTCGCCAAGTTGGAATCCGGCGTCGACAGTATTGAACTGGCAGAGGTAGCAGTCCCGCAGATCGACGATGATGAGCTGCTTGTGCGCGTCAAGGCCGTCGGCGTCGGCATTCACGACTCCTACTTCCTGCCGGGTGACGCGAAGTACCCGTTTCCGATCGGAATCGAGGCAGCCGGTGTCGTCGAGCAGGTCGGCAGCAGAGTCTCTGGTCACCGGCCAGGTGACCGCATTGCCTTCGTCAGTTCGATGCAGCCGAAGGGCGGAACCTGGGCGGAGTACGCCGCGGTCAAGGCCGGCTCCCTCATCGTGCCGGTCCCCACTGGCCTGGACTTCGTTGAAGCGGCGGCCGTCCCCGTTGCGGGTACTGAGCCGATCGTAAGTTTTGGTACGTGTTGGGTAGCGGTGGGAGATCGAGTTCCGGCAGGCGCATGCTGGGGGTATGGCGAGAAAAGGTCGCAGAGCGACGTTCGAGGAGAAGGTTTTCGCCCTCCGGTTGCTGGAGGAGGGCATGTCACCGGATCGGGTGGCCGAGGCGCTGGGGGTGGGCCGTGA
- a CDS encoding IS630 family transposase, with protein MARKGRRATFEEKVFALRLLEEGMSPDRVAEALGVGRESVFRWKRQARAGGDEALRIKKAPGRPRRLTPGQEQSVKAVVRDVTPRQVLGTAVALWTRALVALVIAAWFGIGLSVAAAGRLLRGLGLSPQRPAYRAWRRDPAAVTRWTTVLLPQICRLARARGALVLFADEMSMRVDHRAGTTWGLIGQTPVVCAGAQRRSVKMFSAVAADGTLRYRLWHGSMDRWAFLGFCAQLLRTVIGPIFLVVDGSSIHTAAAVRDFIARTGGRLRLFFLPAYAPDLNPDEWVNQNIKARVAREAVADEHELAAAMHSGMHRLQKRPDIVRAFFTDPHLTYIGA; from the coding sequence ATGGCGAGAAAAGGTCGCAGAGCGACGTTCGAGGAGAAGGTTTTCGCCCTCCGGTTGCTGGAGGAGGGCATGTCACCGGATCGGGTGGCCGAGGCGCTGGGGGTGGGCCGTGAGTCGGTGTTTCGGTGGAAACGCCAGGCCCGGGCAGGTGGTGACGAGGCGCTGCGGATCAAGAAGGCGCCGGGTCGGCCGCGGCGGCTGACGCCTGGGCAGGAGCAGAGCGTCAAGGCGGTGGTGCGTGATGTCACCCCCCGTCAGGTACTGGGGACGGCGGTGGCATTGTGGACGCGGGCGCTGGTGGCGTTGGTGATCGCGGCCTGGTTCGGGATCGGTTTGTCGGTGGCGGCGGCCGGGAGGTTGCTGCGCGGGCTGGGCCTGTCGCCGCAACGCCCGGCCTATCGGGCATGGCGGCGTGATCCGGCGGCCGTCACCCGGTGGACGACGGTGCTGTTGCCGCAGATCTGTCGCCTGGCCCGGGCACGGGGGGCGCTGGTGTTGTTCGCCGATGAGATGAGCATGCGCGTCGATCACCGCGCCGGGACCACCTGGGGACTGATCGGACAGACCCCGGTGGTGTGCGCCGGGGCGCAGCGCCGGTCGGTGAAGATGTTCTCGGCGGTCGCCGCGGACGGCACGCTGCGCTACCGGCTGTGGCACGGCTCGATGGACCGCTGGGCGTTTCTCGGGTTCTGCGCGCAGCTGCTGCGCACCGTCATCGGGCCGATCTTCCTGGTCGTCGACGGCTCCTCGATCCACACCGCCGCCGCGGTGCGTGATTTCATCGCACGTACCGGCGGCCGGTTGCGCTTGTTCTTCCTGCCCGCCTACGCCCCCGATCTCAACCCTGATGAGTGGGTCAACCAAAACATCAAGGCCCGGGTGGCTCGTGAGGCGGTCGCCGATGAACACGAACTGGCCGCGGCCATGCACAGCGGCATGCACCGGCTACAGAAACGCCCCGACATCGTCCGGGCCTTCTTCACCGACCCGCACCTGACCTACATCGGCGCATAA
- a CDS encoding zinc-binding dehydrogenase produces the protein MAIQVARTRGWRVGASASERNHDHMLSLGAEAVVDYHDPTWREQVRQWMPGGVDAVMAVQPHTSKDSLSVVRDGGKLITISGDVVAPERNVHVEVVPHETDVRGELTQLMMEVAQNEKRVEIERVYPFEEAQAALAKVQTRHARGKLVLRLE, from the coding sequence TTGGCCATCCAGGTCGCTCGGACACGGGGATGGCGGGTCGGCGCCTCGGCCTCTGAACGCAATCACGACCACATGCTCTCGCTCGGGGCCGAGGCGGTTGTCGACTACCACGATCCAACCTGGCGCGAACAGGTCCGACAGTGGATGCCTGGCGGGGTCGACGCAGTGATGGCGGTTCAGCCCCATACCTCAAAGGACAGCTTGAGCGTTGTGAGAGATGGCGGGAAACTTATCACCATCTCCGGTGACGTCGTGGCTCCGGAGCGCAACGTGCACGTGGAAGTGGTCCCGCACGAGACCGACGTCCGAGGCGAACTGACGCAGCTGATGATGGAGGTCGCCCAGAACGAGAAGCGAGTGGAGATTGAACGGGTGTATCCGTTCGAAGAGGCTCAGGCAGCCCTGGCGAAGGTCCAGACTCGACACGCTCGGGGCAAGCTCGTCCTGCGTCTGGAGTAG
- a CDS encoding GTP-binding protein, with the protein MDSPQSAERAAGRPPLPVKMVIAGGFGVGKTTAVAQVSEIPVLTTEAPITELAAALDSVDEVPGKTTTTVALDFGCVAISDEIKMYLFGTPGQDRFGFMWRDLTEGALGALVIVDSRRLDDGYPAVDYFERSGMPFGVGINLFDGVLNHELADVRWALAISEDTPLVTFDARDRGSVIDALLAVLRHSLDRSG; encoded by the coding sequence GTGGACTCACCGCAATCCGCTGAGCGTGCGGCCGGTCGGCCGCCGCTGCCGGTGAAGATGGTCATTGCCGGCGGGTTCGGCGTGGGTAAGACGACCGCTGTCGCCCAGGTGTCCGAGATCCCGGTGCTGACGACCGAAGCCCCGATCACGGAGCTGGCCGCCGCATTGGACAGCGTCGACGAGGTGCCGGGAAAGACCACCACGACCGTCGCCCTGGACTTCGGCTGCGTCGCGATTAGCGACGAGATCAAGATGTATCTTTTCGGTACTCCAGGGCAGGACCGGTTCGGGTTCATGTGGCGCGACCTGACCGAGGGTGCGCTGGGCGCGCTGGTCATCGTGGACAGCCGGAGGCTTGACGACGGCTACCCCGCGGTCGATTACTTCGAGCGGTCCGGAATGCCGTTCGGCGTCGGCATCAACCTGTTCGACGGTGTGCTCAACCACGAGCTGGCGGACGTGCGGTGGGCGTTGGCGATAAGCGAGGACACGCCCCTGGTCACTTTCGACGCGCGTGACCGCGGTTCGGTGATCGACGCATTGCTCGCGGTGCTCCGGCACAGCCTCGACCGGTCTGGCTGA
- a CDS encoding DUF742 domain-containing protein → MDQPPGREEPVRSPVTGVRPYVLTGGRVRPVHPAPLNIAAQIRSTPHGMVATERLTYEHRDIVELCDRWISVAEVAAHLRLHLGVVRVLVADLAALGLLDVHEGNLAGSRQVAILERVIRGLTAIR, encoded by the coding sequence ATGGATCAGCCGCCCGGCCGCGAGGAGCCCGTGCGATCGCCGGTGACCGGGGTGCGGCCGTACGTGCTGACGGGCGGGCGGGTCCGGCCGGTGCACCCGGCCCCGCTCAACATCGCGGCCCAGATCCGGTCCACACCGCACGGCATGGTGGCGACCGAGCGCCTTACGTATGAGCATCGCGACATCGTCGAACTGTGCGATCGTTGGATCTCGGTCGCGGAGGTCGCCGCGCACCTGCGGCTACACCTCGGCGTCGTACGGGTCCTCGTCGCCGACCTCGCCGCGCTGGGCCTGCTCGACGTTCACGAAGGAAACCTTGCCGGCAGCCGGCAGGTAGCGATCCTTGAAAGGGTAATCCGTGGACTCACCGCAATCCGCTGA
- a CDS encoding roadblock/LC7 domain-containing protein, translating to MTVPAYPVSNEAQQFNWLLDRFARDTAGVAEAIAVSTDGLLVAMSNEMRRIDADRLAAIVSALASLANGASGLYGLGETNKIIIDLDGGYVLVSNIGRGCVLGVLARKEANLGNLAFEMAMFSNQAGPVLTPQLIDELKSTVRI from the coding sequence ATGACTGTTCCCGCGTACCCGGTCAGCAACGAGGCACAGCAGTTCAATTGGCTGCTCGATCGGTTCGCCCGCGACACCGCGGGGGTAGCGGAGGCGATCGCCGTGTCCACCGACGGGTTGCTGGTGGCGATGTCAAACGAGATGCGGCGGATCGACGCGGATCGTCTCGCCGCCATCGTCTCGGCGTTGGCCAGCCTGGCAAATGGCGCGTCCGGGCTCTACGGCCTGGGTGAAACCAACAAGATCATCATTGATCTCGACGGCGGGTACGTGCTCGTCAGCAATATCGGCCGGGGTTGTGTGCTAGGCGTGCTTGCCCGCAAGGAGGCCAATCTCGGCAATCTCGCCTTCGAGATGGCGATGTTCTCCAATCAGGCCGGGCCGGTCCTGACGCCTCAGCTCATCGACGAGCTGAAGTCGACGGTCCGGATCTGA
- a CDS encoding sensor histidine kinase yields MLLNLRITQRLGLLLLIAVAAMTAASVPGVVERVDDARAAQAVQHSAERVHTTAVAVAELQRERLLALAYVLSDRVGRTALVSQVHTADEAAAAVPEGRASVAALRKVRQVRQAVLRRDAEPSRVVRVYHDTVVTLLNQLRLTDQPDADVIGQRELSSLDTLMRLDEEAGVGVAALLVAVGDQTVAGLLARDSATLVQSHWERFQRQAIPRHVTILAATETGPSALRSGAAIAALTHNETPGRSGPPTSAAQALSIAQGDAVVRYSAQMAVVSDIGRLAAARARTATDTAVGVAVGVGALLATVVWLGSLISRSVDRPLRRVTLAATAVADLATRELRRVHDTDVADADEDPPRLAAVTISSADEIGELASAFNRVQATATLLMQQQVTSRRNVAVMYSNIANRTRSLVERQLASIDSLERDEFDEQRLAHLYRLDHLTTRLRRSAESLLVIAGQRDAGPLSMPAPLHEIVRSAAAQIEGYRQVVLGTIDNVVLQAGVVVDLTLMLAELLENATVFSPPNVPVELSARLDGDCHIRIVDQGVGMSAERLEQENRRLVSRERLDVTPTTMLGLFVVGRLARWHGMTVRLLPSVPTGVTVEIVVPAALLLRTEVHGPPAAMAAVQHRQQAADVAAPVPVLEPSADFQWFDTSIPPPAAVGGSTAAPVPGAAGAGPAGGGPAKPDRNSRPNHANRPNHASGPDRPTRPGYPERQTRTPEPAPPPAPLSAPPPAPPPATVGEQRGGLRRRIPGQHLAESVRGTPESPGAWRAGPQAASTPAPAPRLRNPETERAGLELFQQGLARAAGTDPNRSSFPVPGAAGAGPAGGGPAKPDRNSRPNHASHPNHASQPNHASGPDRPTRPGYPERQTRTPEPAPPSAPPSAPPSAPPSAPPSATVGEQRGGLRRRIPGQHLAESVRGTPESPGAWRAGPQAASTPAPAPRLRDPEAERAGLELFQQGLARAAGTDPNRSSL; encoded by the coding sequence ATGCTCCTTAACCTGCGGATCACCCAGAGACTCGGGCTGCTGCTGCTCATCGCGGTCGCCGCCATGACGGCGGCGAGCGTCCCGGGCGTCGTCGAGCGGGTCGACGACGCCCGGGCGGCGCAAGCCGTGCAACACAGCGCGGAGCGGGTCCACACCACCGCGGTCGCCGTCGCCGAACTGCAGCGCGAACGGCTCCTGGCACTGGCCTATGTCCTGTCCGATCGGGTCGGCCGGACCGCGCTCGTCAGCCAGGTGCACACCGCCGATGAGGCGGCGGCGGCGGTTCCAGAGGGTCGTGCCTCGGTCGCCGCGCTGCGCAAGGTACGCCAGGTACGTCAGGCGGTCCTGCGCCGTGACGCGGAGCCGTCCCGGGTCGTTCGGGTGTACCATGACACGGTTGTCACGCTCCTGAACCAGCTGCGGCTGACCGACCAGCCGGACGCCGACGTGATAGGGCAGCGGGAACTGTCGTCCCTCGACACGCTGATGCGGCTCGATGAGGAGGCCGGCGTCGGCGTGGCGGCGTTGCTGGTGGCGGTCGGCGACCAGACTGTGGCCGGCCTCCTCGCGAGGGACTCCGCCACGCTGGTGCAGAGCCACTGGGAACGCTTTCAGCGGCAGGCGATCCCGCGGCACGTCACGATCCTGGCCGCGACCGAGACGGGTCCGTCGGCGTTGCGGAGCGGCGCGGCGATCGCCGCACTGACGCACAACGAAACCCCGGGCAGGTCGGGCCCACCGACAAGTGCGGCGCAGGCACTGTCGATCGCCCAGGGTGATGCCGTGGTGCGGTACAGCGCGCAGATGGCCGTCGTGTCCGACATCGGCCGGCTGGCTGCCGCACGCGCCCGCACCGCGACCGACACGGCGGTCGGCGTCGCCGTCGGCGTCGGCGCGCTCCTGGCCACGGTCGTCTGGCTGGGCTCGCTGATCAGCCGCTCGGTCGACCGGCCGCTGCGCCGGGTGACGCTCGCGGCGACGGCAGTCGCCGACCTCGCCACCCGCGAACTGCGACGCGTGCACGACACGGACGTCGCCGACGCCGATGAGGACCCGCCGCGGCTGGCGGCCGTCACCATCAGCTCCGCGGACGAGATCGGTGAGCTCGCCTCGGCGTTCAACCGGGTGCAGGCCACCGCCACGCTACTGATGCAGCAGCAGGTGACGAGCAGGCGCAACGTCGCCGTCATGTACAGCAACATCGCCAACCGCACGCGCAGCCTCGTCGAGCGGCAGCTGGCAAGCATCGACTCGCTTGAGCGCGACGAATTCGACGAGCAGCGGCTGGCGCACCTGTACCGGCTGGACCATCTGACGACACGGCTGCGCCGCAGCGCGGAAAGCCTGCTCGTGATCGCTGGGCAGCGCGACGCCGGGCCGCTCAGCATGCCGGCCCCGCTACATGAGATCGTACGGTCCGCCGCCGCACAGATCGAGGGGTACCGTCAGGTGGTCCTCGGCACCATCGACAACGTGGTGTTGCAGGCCGGAGTGGTCGTCGACCTCACGCTCATGCTCGCCGAACTGCTCGAGAACGCGACCGTGTTCTCGCCACCGAACGTGCCGGTCGAGTTGTCGGCGAGGCTCGACGGCGATTGCCACATACGGATCGTGGACCAAGGCGTCGGCATGTCGGCCGAGCGGCTCGAGCAGGAGAACCGTCGCCTCGTGTCGCGGGAGCGCCTCGACGTCACACCGACCACGATGCTCGGCCTCTTCGTGGTGGGCCGGCTGGCCCGGTGGCACGGAATGACCGTGCGGCTGCTGCCGTCCGTCCCGACCGGCGTCACCGTCGAGATCGTGGTGCCCGCGGCGCTACTGCTCCGCACAGAGGTCCACGGACCGCCTGCGGCCATGGCCGCCGTTCAGCATCGGCAGCAGGCCGCCGACGTGGCGGCCCCGGTCCCGGTGCTGGAGCCGTCCGCGGACTTTCAATGGTTCGACACATCGATCCCTCCGCCTGCGGCGGTGGGTGGGAGCACCGCCGCTCCTGTGCCTGGTGCCGCAGGTGCAGGACCGGCGGGTGGCGGCCCGGCCAAGCCCGACCGAAACAGCCGGCCGAACCACGCGAACCGGCCGAACCACGCGAGCGGGCCGGATCGCCCGACACGGCCGGGCTACCCGGAGCGGCAGACGCGGACGCCAGAGCCGGCGCCTCCGCCGGCGCCTCTGTCAGCGCCTCCGCCAGCGCCTCCGCCGGCGACGGTGGGCGAGCAGCGCGGCGGGCTGCGCCGGCGGATCCCGGGCCAGCACCTCGCCGAGTCGGTGCGTGGCACACCGGAAAGTCCCGGGGCCTGGCGTGCCGGGCCGCAGGCAGCGTCGACGCCCGCCCCCGCACCGCGACTCCGCAACCCGGAGACGGAGCGTGCCGGGCTGGAGTTGTTCCAACAGGGCCTTGCCAGAGCGGCAGGCACCGATCCGAACAGGAGCTCATTTCCTGTGCCTGGTGCCGCAGGTGCAGGACCGGCGGGTGGCGGCCCGGCCAAGCCCGACCGAAACAGCCGGCCGAACCACGCGAGCCACCCGAACCACGCGAGCCAGCCGAACCACGCGAGCGGGCCGGATCGCCCGACACGGCCGGGTTACCCGGAGCGGCAGACGCGGACGCCAGAGCCGGCGCCTCCGTCAGCGCCTCCGTCAGCGCCTCCGTCAGCGCCTCCGTCAGCGCCTCCGTCAGCGACGGTGGGTGAGCAGCGCGGTGGGCTGCGCCGGCGGATCCCGGGCCAGCACCTCGCCGAGTCGGTGCGTGGCACACCGGAAAGTCCCGGGGCCTGGCGTGCCGGGCCGCAGGCAGCGTCGACGCCCGCCCCCGCACCGCGACTCCGCGACCCGGAGGCGGAGCGCGCCGGGCTGGAGTTGTTCCAACAGGGCCTTGCCAGAGCGGCAGGCACCGATCCGAACAGGAGCTCATTATGA
- a CDS encoding ammonium transporter, which produces MDQPQLDVGSTAWLLTSAALVLLMTPGVAFFYGGMIRQSNVLSMIMQSLMTIGTVSVLWVLVGFSLAFGAGNGFVGGLDLAGLRDLAQTVPGMHIDGVPILAFAVFQMMFAVVTPVLITGAGAERWRFSAYITFVALWSMLVYAPIAHWFFSPLGWGSRLGALDFAGGTVVHVNAGVAALVVAAVLGRRTGWPAVQHRAHNLPLMLLGTIMMWFGWFGFNGGSALAPNGIAALAVTNTQVSAAAGLMAWACAEQIRVRKPTTLGAASGAIAGLVAITPAAGYVTPLSAVAIGAAAGVICHFAVSLKALLGLDDALDVAAVHLGGGAVGSLAVGLLATTSVNPAASNGLFYGGGYRLLGVQALTLGAAVVYSAVVTLLIVVLADRMFGNRVSPRGEVIGLDLFQHGESAYAIQAPSETAATRVPNETAATRVPNHG; this is translated from the coding sequence GTGGACCAACCTCAGTTGGATGTCGGATCGACGGCATGGCTGCTCACCTCCGCAGCGCTGGTGCTGCTCATGACACCCGGCGTCGCGTTCTTCTACGGCGGCATGATCCGTCAGTCCAACGTCCTCAGCATGATCATGCAGAGCCTCATGACGATCGGGACGGTGAGCGTCCTGTGGGTGCTCGTGGGTTTCTCGCTGGCGTTCGGCGCGGGTAACGGCTTCGTGGGCGGACTCGACCTTGCCGGTCTGCGCGACCTCGCCCAGACGGTGCCCGGCATGCACATCGACGGTGTGCCGATACTGGCCTTCGCCGTCTTCCAGATGATGTTCGCGGTGGTCACCCCGGTGCTCATCACCGGCGCGGGCGCGGAACGTTGGAGGTTCAGCGCCTACATCACGTTCGTCGCGCTGTGGTCGATGCTGGTCTACGCACCCATCGCGCATTGGTTCTTCTCGCCGCTGGGCTGGGGGAGCAGGCTCGGCGCACTCGACTTCGCCGGCGGCACGGTCGTGCATGTCAACGCCGGCGTCGCGGCACTCGTCGTCGCCGCGGTCCTCGGCCGGCGCACCGGCTGGCCCGCTGTCCAGCATCGGGCACACAACCTGCCGCTGATGCTGCTCGGCACGATCATGATGTGGTTCGGCTGGTTCGGGTTCAACGGCGGCTCTGCGCTGGCCCCGAACGGGATCGCCGCTCTCGCCGTGACGAATACGCAGGTGTCCGCGGCCGCCGGCTTGATGGCGTGGGCCTGTGCCGAACAGATCCGGGTCCGCAAGCCGACGACGCTCGGCGCGGCGTCGGGCGCGATCGCCGGACTCGTCGCCATCACCCCGGCCGCCGGCTATGTGACACCGCTCAGCGCGGTTGCCATCGGTGCGGCCGCCGGCGTCATCTGCCATTTCGCGGTGAGCCTGAAGGCGCTGCTGGGGCTGGACGACGCGCTCGACGTCGCCGCCGTGCATCTCGGCGGCGGCGCGGTCGGTTCGCTGGCCGTGGGGTTGCTCGCGACGACCTCGGTGAACCCGGCGGCGAGCAACGGGCTCTTCTACGGCGGCGGTTACCGCCTGCTCGGCGTCCAGGCGTTGACCCTCGGCGCGGCGGTCGTCTACTCGGCGGTCGTCACGCTGCTCATCGTGGTACTGGCCGATCGTATGTTCGGCAACCGGGTGAGCCCACGGGGCGAGGTCATCGGGCTGGACCTCTTCCAGCACGGTGAGTCCGCGTATGCGATCCAGGCGCCCAGCGAGACGGCCGCGACGCGGGTGCCGAACGAGACGGCCGCGACGCGGGTGCCGAACCATGGCTGA
- a CDS encoding sigma-70 family RNA polymerase sigma factor, whose translation MTVVINECAATRGASPADIRMATLHAHHAPSLYRFLLRLALGEPYLAEDLLQETMLRAWRNIEDVPHGSEPERRWLFTTARRIAIDEARARQARPTETGATDLARLPEADDAIERLVIIHTMREALPKVSDAQRQVLVEMYYFGRSGAEAAQRLGIPEGTVRSRAHYALRALRAALGLDG comes from the coding sequence GTGACCGTGGTCATCAATGAGTGCGCCGCGACGCGTGGCGCGTCGCCTGCCGACATACGCATGGCCACGCTGCATGCACATCACGCGCCTTCGCTGTACCGATTCCTGTTACGGCTGGCGCTGGGCGAGCCGTATCTCGCCGAAGATCTTCTGCAGGAGACCATGCTGCGGGCGTGGCGGAACATCGAGGACGTGCCACACGGCTCCGAACCGGAGCGGCGGTGGCTGTTCACCACCGCCCGCCGGATCGCCATCGACGAGGCCCGGGCCCGGCAGGCCCGGCCGACCGAGACCGGCGCCACAGACCTCGCCCGGCTACCCGAAGCGGACGACGCGATCGAACGACTGGTCATCATCCACACCATGCGTGAGGCGCTGCCGAAGGTGAGTGACGCCCAGCGCCAGGTGCTCGTCGAGATGTACTACTTCGGACGGTCGGGCGCCGAAGCGGCGCAGCGGCTCGGCATTCCCGAGGGAACCGTCAGATCGCGGGCGCACTATGCCTTGCGGGCGCTTCGCGCGGCGCTCGGGCTCGACGGCTGA
- a CDS encoding AMP-binding protein — MGPFSELVRARSSDDHVALRFEGRAWTWRETVQEAADRAAAIRDIRPAGDRRQVHVGVLLQNLPDFAFWLLAAGLGGFVIVGINPTRRGEELAQDIRHTDCDLLVTENEHLSLIAGAELPSVRRVLNVDTAEYADYLRPYRGAPLPAGSPAAEDMLLLLFSSGSTGAPKAVISSQRAMTRRAHVLGDRIGVHRDTITYLCMPLFHGNSIFTNLAPSVRSGATIVMRRKFSASGFARDIHEHGITFTNYVGRAINYVLATAEDPRDRLSTLEVAYGSEASPADMVKFRDRFQCRIWESYGSTEGVLSIFPGPDAPPNSLGLPAAGQVIKVLNESGEECPLAKFDENGRLLNADEAIGEIVGIDRVKAFEGYYHNPEAIADRVRGDDYWSGDLAFRDERGYFFFAGRTSDWLRVDGENFAAAPIERILSRYDGISSAVVYGVPDPHTGDNVMCAVQLPEGRAFDPKAFERFLGDQKDLGTKWRPRFVRVTESIAQTGTNKVNKAPLRRTVWETADPVWWTPARSTTYMSLTAADRSALREEFVKHDRGHLLPRPLP; from the coding sequence GTGGGTCCATTTTCGGAATTGGTACGGGCTCGCTCGAGCGATGACCATGTGGCACTCCGTTTCGAGGGCCGGGCCTGGACCTGGCGGGAGACGGTGCAGGAAGCGGCGGACCGCGCGGCGGCGATCCGCGACATCCGCCCCGCCGGCGACCGCCGGCAGGTGCACGTCGGGGTGCTGCTGCAGAACCTGCCCGACTTCGCCTTCTGGCTACTCGCCGCCGGGCTGGGTGGCTTTGTCATCGTCGGTATCAACCCGACCCGACGCGGCGAGGAGCTCGCGCAGGACATTCGCCACACCGACTGCGACCTCCTGGTCACCGAGAATGAGCATCTCTCGCTCATCGCCGGGGCCGAGCTGCCGTCCGTGCGGCGGGTCCTGAACGTCGACACCGCCGAGTACGCGGACTACCTCCGCCCCTACCGAGGCGCACCGCTGCCCGCCGGGTCACCGGCCGCCGAGGACATGCTTCTCCTGCTCTTCAGCTCCGGCTCGACCGGTGCGCCGAAGGCGGTCATCTCCTCGCAGCGCGCGATGACCAGGCGCGCACACGTGCTGGGCGACAGGATCGGGGTGCATCGTGACACCATCACCTATCTGTGCATGCCCCTCTTTCACGGTAACTCGATCTTCACCAATCTGGCGCCCTCGGTCCGATCCGGGGCGACGATCGTCATGCGCCGCAAGTTCTCCGCGTCGGGATTCGCGCGCGACATCCACGAGCACGGGATCACGTTCACGAACTACGTGGGCCGTGCGATCAACTACGTGCTGGCCACGGCGGAGGACCCCAGGGATCGGCTGAGCACGCTCGAGGTGGCCTACGGAAGCGAAGCCTCTCCGGCCGACATGGTCAAATTCAGGGACCGGTTCCAATGCCGGATCTGGGAGTCCTACGGCTCCACGGAAGGGGTGCTCAGCATCTTTCCCGGTCCGGACGCGCCGCCCAACTCGCTCGGCCTGCCCGCTGCCGGCCAGGTCATCAAGGTGCTGAACGAATCGGGCGAGGAGTGCCCGTTGGCGAAGTTCGACGAGAACGGCCGCCTGCTCAACGCCGACGAGGCAATCGGCGAGATCGTCGGCATCGATCGAGTCAAGGCCTTCGAGGGCTACTACCACAACCCCGAGGCCATAGCGGACCGCGTCCGCGGCGACGACTACTGGTCGGGGGATCTGGCCTTCCGCGACGAGCGCGGCTACTTCTTCTTCGCCGGCCGCACCTCGGACTGGCTGAGGGTCGATGGGGAGAACTTCGCGGCGGCCCCGATCGAACGCATCCTGAGCCGGTACGACGGCATCTCATCCGCGGTGGTCTACGGTGTCCCCGATCCCCACACCGGCGACAACGTCATGTGCGCGGTCCAACTCCCGGAGGGTCGGGCATTCGACCCGAAGGCGTTCGAGCGGTTCCTCGGCGACCAGAAGGACCTCGGCACCAAGTGGCGTCCCCGGTTCGTCCGGGTCACGGAATCGATCGCCCAGACGGGCACCAACAAGGTCAACAAGGCGCCGCTGCGCCGAACGGTTTGGGAGACCGCCGACCCGGTTTGGTGGACACCCGCCCGAAGCACCACGTACATGTCGCTGACCGCCGCGGACCGGTCCGCGCTGCGGGAGGAGTTCGTCAAGCACGACCGCGGGCATTTGCTACCGAGGCCGTTGCCGTAG